A single region of the Cereibacter sphaeroides 2.4.1 genome encodes:
- a CDS encoding YciI family protein has product MRVIVMVKATGDSEAGLMPEPEMFEAMGRFNEELMAAGILKAGDGLKPSAHGARVRFDGKSRSVTPGPFGPAEELVAGFWLWEVRDLEEAIDWVKRCPNPMPGPSDIEIRPLYEMEDFGDALPPDVAAQEAEHRRRLDS; this is encoded by the coding sequence ATGCGCGTCATCGTCATGGTGAAGGCAACCGGAGACAGCGAGGCGGGCCTGATGCCCGAACCCGAGATGTTCGAGGCCATGGGCCGCTTCAACGAAGAGCTGATGGCCGCCGGCATCCTGAAGGCGGGCGACGGGCTGAAGCCCTCGGCCCACGGGGCGCGCGTGCGATTCGACGGCAAGTCCCGCAGCGTCACACCCGGCCCCTTCGGCCCGGCCGAGGAGCTGGTCGCGGGCTTCTGGCTCTGGGAGGTGCGCGATCTCGAGGAGGCGATCGACTGGGTGAAGCGCTGCCCCAATCCGATGCCCGGCCCCTCAGACATCGAGATCCGGCCTCTCTACGAGATGGAGGATTTCGGCGACGCGCTGCCCCCCGACGTGGCGGCGCAGGAGGCGGAGCATCGCCGCCGCCTCGACAGCTGA
- a CDS encoding endonuclease/exonuclease/phosphatase family protein — MARPLRIATYNVEWFNGLFDDHGRLRTDNELSGRYEITRRNQIESLGIVFTALDADAIMVIEAPNQSRRRSTVKALETFARTFGLRASRAVLGFPSETEQEIALLYDPSRIEAHHDPQSSARAPRFDEVFRFDIDVDATPEAIRFSKPPLELALRADGHPLRVIGVHAKSKAPHGARNPAEAVRIGIQNRRQQLAECVWLRRRVAGLLARHQSVMVMGDFNDGPGLDEYEKLFGRSGIEIVLGLEEPPELRLHEPHARMALTQRVGIQPSSARFWLAPEQQYFEALLDFIMVSADLAAKSPRWRIWHPLNDPNCFRTPELQQALLAASDHFPVTLDIDL, encoded by the coding sequence ATGGCCCGCCCGCTGCGCATCGCCACCTACAATGTCGAATGGTTCAACGGGCTCTTCGACGACCACGGGCGGCTCAGGACCGACAACGAACTGTCGGGCCGCTACGAGATCACCCGCCGCAACCAGATCGAATCGCTGGGCATCGTCTTCACCGCCCTCGATGCCGACGCGATCATGGTCATCGAGGCGCCGAACCAGAGCCGGCGCCGCTCGACGGTGAAGGCGCTCGAGACCTTCGCGCGCACCTTCGGCCTGCGCGCCTCGCGCGCCGTCTTGGGCTTTCCCAGCGAGACCGAGCAGGAGATCGCGCTCCTCTACGACCCCTCGCGCATCGAGGCCCATCACGATCCGCAGTCGAGCGCCAGGGCGCCCCGGTTCGACGAGGTGTTCCGCTTCGACATAGACGTGGATGCCACGCCCGAGGCCATCCGCTTCTCCAAGCCGCCGCTCGAGCTTGCGCTCAGGGCCGACGGCCATCCGCTGCGGGTGATCGGCGTCCATGCCAAGTCCAAGGCCCCGCACGGCGCGCGCAACCCGGCCGAGGCGGTGCGGATCGGCATTCAGAACCGCCGCCAGCAGCTGGCCGAATGCGTCTGGCTGCGCAGGCGGGTGGCGGGCCTCCTCGCGCGGCACCAGAGCGTGATGGTGATGGGCGATTTCAACGACGGCCCCGGTCTCGACGAATATGAGAAGCTCTTCGGCCGGTCGGGGATCGAGATCGTCCTCGGGCTCGAGGAGCCTCCCGAGTTGCGCCTGCACGAGCCCCACGCGCGCATGGCGCTCACGCAGCGGGTGGGCATCCAGCCCAGCTCGGCCCGCTTCTGGCTCGCCCCGGAACAGCAGTATTTCGAGGCCCTGCTCGACTTCATCATGGTCTCGGCCGATCTGGCGGCGAAATCGCCCCGCTGGCGGATCTGGCACCCGCTGAACGATCCGAACTGCTTTCGCACCCCCGAATTGCAGCAGGCCCTCCTCGCAGCCTCGGACCATTTCCCGGTCACGCTCGACATCGACCTCTGA
- the pqqD gene encoding pyrroloquinoline quinone biosynthesis peptide chaperone PqqD, with translation MSRLELSPESVPQLARHARLRFDQSRQHWVLLVPERVMTPDEICVEILQACDGQETVAGLTALFERKYVAEPGVIAREVLALLQDLADRGYLIDREAA, from the coding sequence ATGAGCCGCCTCGAGCTTTCGCCCGAAAGCGTGCCGCAGCTCGCCCGTCATGCCCGGCTGCGCTTCGACCAGAGCCGCCAGCACTGGGTGCTTCTGGTGCCCGAGCGGGTGATGACGCCCGACGAGATCTGCGTCGAGATCCTGCAGGCCTGCGACGGGCAGGAGACGGTAGCGGGGCTGACGGCGCTTTTCGAGCGGAAATATGTGGCCGAGCCCGGCGTCATCGCGCGCGAGGTGCTGGCGTTGCTGCAGGATCTGGCCGACCGCGGCTATCTGATCGACCGGGAGGCCGCGTGA
- a CDS encoding cobyric acid synthase gives MPAVMIQGTGSDVGKSLLVAGLCRAARRRGLSVAPFKPQNMSNNAAVTADGGEIGRAQALQARASGLEPLTDMNPVLLKPESDHGSQVIVQGRRVGTLRARDWFERKPALMAPVLESFARLTAAHDLVIVEGAGSPAEVNLRRGDIANMGFARTAGVPVVLAGDIDRGGVIAQLVGTQAVIDPEDAAMIAGFLVNKFRGDVRLFDEGYRLIEARTGWRGYGVVPFFPEAALLPAEDALDLGRPTGQGALTVAWLAFSRVANFDDLDPLKQEPGLTVRMVRPGQPIPAEADLVILPGTKSTRGDLAFLRAQGWDVDLRAHHRRGGRVLGICGGYQMLGRSVADPEGLEGAPGVTEGLGLLDVETVMHPDKRLTRVAGRHRASGAELTGYEIHIGATEGPDCARPFAEIEGRPEGATSADGRVVGSYLHGMFGADGFRRAFLESLGAATSDLAYDARVETVLDALADHLETHVDVAGLLALAR, from the coding sequence ATGCCCGCCGTGATGATCCAGGGAACGGGCTCGGACGTGGGCAAGTCGCTGCTGGTGGCCGGGCTCTGCCGGGCCGCGCGGCGCCGGGGCCTGTCGGTCGCGCCCTTCAAGCCGCAGAACATGTCGAACAACGCGGCCGTCACCGCCGACGGCGGCGAGATCGGGCGGGCGCAGGCCCTGCAGGCGCGCGCCTCCGGGCTCGAGCCGCTGACCGACATGAATCCGGTGCTGCTGAAGCCCGAGAGCGATCACGGCTCGCAGGTGATCGTGCAGGGCCGCCGCGTCGGCACGCTGCGCGCCCGCGACTGGTTCGAGCGCAAGCCCGCGCTGATGGCGCCCGTGCTCGAGAGCTTCGCGCGGCTGACGGCGGCGCACGATCTGGTGATCGTCGAGGGGGCGGGCAGCCCGGCCGAGGTGAACCTGCGCCGGGGCGACATCGCCAACATGGGCTTCGCGCGCACGGCCGGGGTGCCCGTGGTGCTCGCGGGCGACATCGACCGCGGCGGCGTGATCGCCCAGCTTGTCGGCACGCAGGCGGTGATCGATCCCGAGGATGCCGCCATGATCGCGGGCTTCCTCGTGAACAAGTTCCGCGGCGACGTGCGGCTCTTCGATGAGGGCTACCGGCTGATCGAGGCCCGCACCGGCTGGCGCGGCTATGGCGTGGTGCCCTTCTTCCCCGAGGCGGCTCTCCTGCCTGCCGAGGATGCGCTGGATCTGGGGCGCCCCACCGGGCAGGGCGCGCTGACGGTCGCATGGCTCGCCTTCTCGCGCGTGGCCAATTTCGACGATCTCGACCCGCTGAAGCAGGAGCCGGGGCTGACCGTGCGGATGGTGCGCCCGGGCCAGCCCATCCCGGCCGAGGCCGATCTCGTGATCCTGCCGGGCACGAAATCGACGCGGGGCGATCTGGCCTTCCTGCGGGCGCAGGGGTGGGACGTGGATCTGCGCGCGCACCATCGCCGCGGCGGGCGGGTGCTGGGGATCTGCGGCGGCTACCAGATGCTCGGGCGGAGCGTGGCCGACCCCGAGGGTCTGGAGGGCGCGCCGGGCGTGACCGAGGGGCTGGGGCTTCTCGACGTCGAGACGGTGATGCATCCCGACAAGCGGCTCACCCGCGTGGCGGGGCGGCACCGGGCCAGCGGGGCCGAGCTCACCGGCTACGAGATCCATATCGGCGCGACCGAGGGCCCCGACTGCGCCCGCCCCTTCGCCGAGATCGAGGGCCGCCCGGAAGGGGCCACCTCGGCCGACGGACGGGTGGTCGGCAGCTACCTCCATGGCATGTTCGGCGCCGATGGCTTCCGGCGCGCCTTCCTCGAGAGCCTCGGGGCCGCGACCTCGGATCTCGCCTACGATGCGCGGGTCGAGACGGTGCTCGACGCGCTCGCGGACCATCTCGAGACCCATGTCGATGTGGCGGGGCTGCTGGCGCTCGCCCGCTGA
- the cobD gene encoding threonine-phosphate decarboxylase CobD, translating into MRDHGGNLDSAAALFGGAVEDWLDLSTGINRVPYPMPRLPARALTALPDAAAEARLLAAARVAFRTEAPMLAVAGAQAAIQLVPRLTPPGRARVLGPTYNEHAASLRAAGWQVEEVSELAALEGADLAVLVNPNNPDGRRHPPETLRALLPRVGRLLVDESFGDPLPDLSLAPEAGVPGHLVLRSFGKFYGLAGLRLGFVLGSAEDVAALARMAGPWAVSGPAIAAGTVALADRDWAETTTARLEAEGPRLDALAARMGWRLAGGAHLFRLYDTPDARAAQDHLARARIWSRIFPWSDRLIRLGLPGGEAEWARLDAAFGEGMR; encoded by the coding sequence ATGCGCGATCACGGCGGCAATCTCGACAGCGCGGCGGCGCTCTTTGGCGGGGCGGTCGAGGACTGGCTCGACCTCTCGACGGGGATCAACCGGGTGCCCTATCCGATGCCGCGCCTGCCCGCCCGCGCGCTGACCGCCCTGCCCGATGCAGCGGCCGAGGCGCGCCTTCTGGCCGCGGCGCGCGTGGCCTTCCGCACAGAGGCGCCGATGCTGGCCGTGGCCGGGGCACAGGCGGCGATCCAGCTCGTGCCGCGGCTCACCCCGCCCGGACGGGCGCGCGTCCTTGGCCCCACCTACAACGAACATGCGGCAAGCCTCCGCGCCGCGGGCTGGCAGGTCGAGGAGGTGAGCGAGCTTGCGGCGCTCGAAGGCGCCGATCTCGCCGTGCTCGTCAATCCGAACAACCCCGACGGCCGCCGCCACCCGCCCGAAACCCTCCGGGCGCTCCTGCCCCGCGTGGGCCGGCTTCTGGTGGACGAAAGCTTCGGCGATCCGCTGCCCGATCTGTCGCTCGCTCCCGAGGCCGGCGTGCCGGGGCATCTGGTGCTGCGCTCCTTCGGCAAGTTCTACGGGCTGGCGGGGCTGCGGCTGGGCTTCGTGCTGGGAAGTGCAGAGGATGTGGCGGCGCTGGCGCGGATGGCGGGGCCGTGGGCGGTCTCGGGCCCGGCCATCGCCGCGGGAACCGTGGCCCTGGCCGACCGAGATTGGGCGGAGACCACGACCGCGCGGCTCGAGGCCGAGGGGCCGCGGCTCGATGCGCTGGCCGCCCGGATGGGCTGGCGGCTGGCGGGCGGGGCGCATCTCTTCCGGCTCTACGACACGCCGGATGCCCGTGCGGCGCAGGATCACCTCGCCCGCGCCCGGATCTGGAGCCGGATCTTCCCCTGGTCGGACCGGCTGATCCGCCTCGGCCTGCCGGGTGGCGAAGCGGAATGGGCGCGCCTCGACGCGGCCTTCGGCGAAGGGATGCGGTAG
- a CDS encoding molecular chaperone DjiA, producing MSIWTRITDALAALASGESLSAVLDRLRTPPERSVAFTIAVIALGAKMAKADGQVTRDEVAAFREIFAIPPGEEANAARVFNLARQDVAGFDSYARKIKGMFRGDDRILIDLMEGLFHISVADGSYHPDEDAFLTEVARIFGIGDRCFRALRARFVSDAPRDPYDVLGVEHDAPISEVRSAWKQAVRDCHPDRMVARGVPEEAVRLAERRLVDINRAWEEISAKQAA from the coding sequence ATGTCGATCTGGACCCGCATCACAGACGCGCTGGCCGCCCTCGCCTCCGGCGAGAGCCTGTCGGCCGTGCTCGACCGCCTGCGCACCCCGCCCGAGCGGTCGGTGGCCTTCACCATTGCCGTGATCGCGCTCGGCGCGAAGATGGCCAAGGCCGACGGGCAGGTGACGCGCGACGAGGTGGCGGCCTTCCGCGAGATCTTCGCGATCCCGCCGGGCGAGGAGGCGAACGCCGCCCGCGTCTTCAACCTCGCGCGGCAGGATGTGGCGGGCTTCGATTCCTATGCCCGCAAGATCAAGGGGATGTTCCGCGGCGACGACCGGATCCTCATCGATCTGATGGAGGGGCTCTTCCACATCTCGGTGGCCGACGGGAGCTATCATCCCGACGAGGACGCCTTCCTGACCGAGGTCGCCCGGATCTTCGGGATCGGCGACCGCTGCTTCCGCGCCCTGCGCGCCCGCTTCGTGAGCGATGCGCCGCGCGACCCCTACGACGTGCTGGGGGTCGAGCATGACGCGCCGATCTCGGAGGTGCGCAGCGCCTGGAAGCAGGCGGTGCGCGACTGCCATCCCGACCGGATGGTGGCCCGCGGCGTGCCGGAAGAGGCGGTGAGGCTCGCCGAGCGGCGGCTGGTCGACATCAACCGCGCCTGGGAGGAGATCAGCGCGAAGCAGGCGGCCTGA
- the pqqE gene encoding pyrroloquinoline quinone biosynthesis protein PqqE produces MDDHAFAAPAPAAPTAPALPMAVLAELTHRCPLQCPYCSNPVELEAASRELSTEDWQRVIGELAALGVLQIHFSGGEPLVRRDLVALVAHADRAGLYTNLITSAVMFTRAKVAELAEAGLAHVQVSLQGASAPVAERIGGFRGGHAKKIEAAAWVRAEGMALTLNAVMHRQNLDELPRIVEMAVEMGAQRLEVAHVQYYGWALKNRAALMPTLAQLDEATRIVEEAQARLSGVLAIDYVIPDYYAVRPKTCMGGWGRQFFNISPSGKVLPCHAAETITGLRFDSVREAPLAEIWQRSEALNLYRGTGWMQEPCRSCIHAEEDFGGCRCQAFALAGDAAATDPACAKSPLHAQLFSLAGAEAEAGADRFLYRNFSGGTPEG; encoded by the coding sequence ATGGACGACCACGCCTTCGCCGCGCCCGCACCGGCCGCCCCGACCGCGCCTGCGCTGCCGATGGCGGTGCTGGCCGAGCTCACCCACCGCTGCCCGCTGCAATGCCCCTACTGCTCGAACCCGGTGGAGCTGGAGGCCGCGAGCCGCGAGCTCTCGACCGAGGACTGGCAGCGGGTGATCGGCGAGCTGGCGGCGCTCGGCGTCCTGCAGATCCATTTCTCGGGCGGCGAGCCGCTGGTGCGGCGCGATCTGGTCGCGCTCGTGGCCCATGCCGACCGGGCGGGGCTCTACACCAACCTCATCACTTCGGCGGTGATGTTCACCCGCGCCAAGGTGGCCGAACTGGCCGAGGCCGGGCTTGCCCATGTGCAGGTGAGCCTGCAGGGCGCAAGCGCGCCGGTGGCCGAGCGGATCGGCGGCTTCCGCGGCGGCCATGCGAAGAAGATCGAGGCCGCCGCTTGGGTGCGTGCCGAGGGGATGGCGCTCACGCTCAACGCCGTGATGCACCGCCAGAACCTCGACGAACTGCCGCGCATCGTCGAGATGGCGGTCGAGATGGGCGCGCAGCGGCTCGAGGTGGCGCATGTGCAGTATTACGGCTGGGCGCTGAAGAACCGCGCGGCGTTGATGCCGACGCTCGCGCAACTCGACGAGGCGACGCGGATCGTCGAGGAGGCGCAGGCGCGGCTCTCGGGCGTGCTCGCCATCGACTACGTGATCCCGGACTATTACGCGGTGCGGCCCAAGACCTGCATGGGCGGCTGGGGGCGGCAGTTCTTCAACATCTCGCCCTCGGGCAAGGTGTTGCCCTGCCACGCCGCCGAGACGATCACCGGGCTCCGGTTCGATTCGGTGCGCGAGGCGCCGCTGGCCGAGATCTGGCAGCGGTCCGAGGCGCTGAACCTCTACCGCGGCACCGGCTGGATGCAGGAGCCCTGCCGGTCCTGCATCCATGCCGAGGAGGATTTCGGCGGCTGCCGCTGTCAGGCCTTCGCGCTGGCGGGCGATGCGGCGGCCACCGACCCGGCTTGCGCCAAGTCGCCGCTCCATGCGCAGCTCTTCTCGCTCGCGGGGGCCGAGGCGGAGGCGGGGGCCGACCGCTTCCTCTATCGCAACTTCTCGGGCGGCACACCGGAGGGCTGA
- the pqqC gene encoding pyrroloquinoline-quinone synthase PqqC produces the protein MSLDLSTSLSPARPLESADAMEERLREIGAARYHDRHPFHHMLHGGELTKGQVQAWALNRYYYQCTIPVKDAVVISRFRDRATRIEWRHRLEDHDGAEGAEGGIDRWLILTDGLGLDRAYVESTEGILPATRFAVEAYVHFVRDRSPLEAIASCLTELFAPNIHATRISGMLSHYDFINPTVMAYFQRRLTQAPRDADYALRYVRDHARTPEERAAVCNALIFKTQVLWTQLDALHHAYVLGHVPPGAFVPEEMR, from the coding sequence ATGAGTCTCGACCTGAGCACGAGCCTGTCGCCCGCCCGCCCGCTGGAAAGCGCCGACGCCATGGAAGAGCGGCTGCGCGAGATCGGCGCGGCCCGCTACCACGACCGCCACCCGTTCCACCACATGCTGCACGGGGGCGAGCTCACCAAGGGTCAGGTGCAGGCCTGGGCGCTGAACCGCTACTATTACCAGTGCACGATCCCGGTGAAGGATGCGGTGGTGATCTCGCGCTTCCGCGACCGCGCCACGCGCATCGAGTGGCGCCACCGGCTCGAGGATCACGACGGCGCCGAGGGGGCCGAGGGCGGGATCGACCGCTGGCTGATCCTGACGGACGGGCTGGGGCTCGACCGGGCCTATGTGGAATCGACCGAGGGCATCCTGCCCGCCACCCGCTTTGCGGTCGAGGCTTACGTCCATTTCGTCCGCGACCGCTCGCCGCTCGAGGCCATCGCCTCCTGCCTGACCGAGCTCTTCGCGCCGAACATCCATGCCACCCGGATCTCGGGGATGCTGTCGCATTACGATTTCATCAATCCGACCGTCATGGCCTATTTCCAGCGCCGCCTGACGCAGGCTCCGCGCGACGCCGACTATGCGCTGCGCTATGTCCGCGATCATGCCCGCACGCCCGAGGAGCGCGCGGCGGTGTGCAACGCTCTGATCTTCAAGACGCAGGTGCTCTGGACCCAGCTCGACGCGCTCCACCATGCCTATGTGCTGGGCCATGTCCCGCCCGGCGCCTTCGTGCCGGAGGAGATGCGATGA
- the pqqB gene encoding pyrroloquinoline quinone biosynthesis protein PqqB encodes MLRIIVLGSAAGGGLPQWNCNCAGCRAARAEPALRNGQCALAASADGESWFLVNASPDLRQQILDTPALHPRHGLRHSPIAGVILTNAEVDAVAGLLTLREGWPFAIHAHPDVLEVLAANPIFGVLRPEIVPRRPMRPETPFEPVLACGRASGLTVRSFAVPGKPALWREEEGAAEGDSIGLELSAGGRRAFILPGCAEVTPALADRLAGADLVFFDGTLWQDDEMIRAGLSQKTGRRMGHISMSGPAGAMAALDPLGISRKVFVHINNSNPVLMPGSPERAEAERAGWCVPAPGMEFVA; translated from the coding sequence ATGCTTCGGATCATCGTCCTCGGCTCCGCAGCAGGCGGCGGCCTGCCGCAATGGAACTGCAACTGCGCGGGCTGCCGCGCCGCGCGCGCGGAGCCTGCGCTCCGCAACGGCCAGTGCGCGCTCGCGGCCAGCGCGGACGGCGAGAGCTGGTTTCTCGTCAATGCCTCGCCCGATCTGCGCCAGCAGATCCTCGACACTCCGGCCCTGCATCCGCGCCATGGGCTGCGCCATTCGCCCATCGCGGGCGTGATCCTCACCAATGCCGAGGTCGATGCGGTGGCAGGGCTGCTGACCCTGCGCGAGGGCTGGCCCTTCGCCATCCATGCCCATCCGGACGTGCTGGAGGTGCTGGCCGCGAACCCGATCTTCGGCGTCCTGCGCCCCGAGATCGTGCCGCGCCGCCCGATGCGGCCCGAGACGCCCTTCGAGCCCGTGCTGGCCTGCGGACGCGCCTCCGGCCTCACGGTGCGGAGCTTCGCTGTGCCCGGCAAGCCCGCGCTCTGGCGCGAGGAGGAGGGGGCGGCGGAAGGCGACAGCATCGGGCTCGAGCTGTCTGCCGGCGGCCGCCGCGCCTTCATCCTGCCCGGCTGCGCCGAGGTCACGCCCGCGCTGGCGGACCGGCTCGCCGGGGCGGATCTCGTCTTCTTCGACGGCACGCTCTGGCAGGATGACGAGATGATCCGCGCGGGCCTGTCGCAGAAGACCGGGCGGCGCATGGGCCATATCTCGATGAGCGGGCCCGCGGGCGCGATGGCCGCGCTCGATCCTCTGGGCATTTCGCGCAAGGTCTTCGTCCACATCAACAATTCGAACCCGGTCCTGATGCCCGGTTCGCCGGAGCGCGCCGAGGCCGAGCGTGCCGGTTGGTGTGTTCCCGCCCCCGGAATGGAGTTCGTCGCATGA
- a CDS encoding LysR family transcriptional regulator has translation MQKAVREEPAPSDLRVGVQAGPELTFRKLKAFWAVAQSQSLTGAAKLLGITQPSLSQQIIGLEQSLGYPLFVRRSNRMILTEAGVLMLRKAEPVLRGMQDLEDTLAAYGSGQRHPLRLAGVESLLRTILPEALRHMDLDGTAECDLLEGAPADVLEMLYSRQADIGLLAANSISEASTGFLQIPIMADPTVLAVPESLDLGCVARIEDLAPEAQAILGASIQIAFGTQHSRRIESWFSDMLPQNRMTARVRSFETALSMVRAGLGICIVPALSVGPSPGVRLYHAGLEPRRIVALIQPAQHRTGRHAAVVAALQAAGSAMRLPPIEPLPALLSRP, from the coding sequence ATGCAGAAGGCCGTGCGCGAGGAGCCTGCCCCCTCCGATCTCCGGGTCGGGGTGCAGGCGGGGCCGGAACTGACCTTCCGCAAGCTGAAGGCCTTCTGGGCCGTGGCGCAGTCGCAGTCGCTGACCGGGGCCGCGAAGCTTCTGGGCATCACGCAGCCCTCGCTGTCGCAGCAGATCATCGGGCTCGAGCAGAGCCTCGGCTATCCGCTCTTCGTGCGCCGGTCGAACCGGATGATCCTGACCGAGGCGGGCGTCCTGATGCTGCGCAAGGCCGAGCCCGTGCTGCGCGGGATGCAGGATCTGGAGGACACGCTCGCCGCCTATGGCAGCGGCCAGCGCCATCCGCTGCGCCTCGCAGGGGTCGAATCGCTCCTGCGGACGATCCTGCCCGAGGCGCTGCGGCACATGGATCTCGACGGCACCGCCGAATGCGACCTGCTGGAAGGCGCGCCCGCGGATGTGCTCGAGATGCTCTATTCGCGGCAGGCGGACATCGGGCTTCTCGCCGCCAACTCGATCTCGGAGGCGAGCACCGGCTTTCTCCAGATCCCGATCATGGCCGATCCGACCGTGCTCGCGGTGCCCGAGTCGCTCGACCTCGGCTGTGTGGCGCGGATCGAGGATCTGGCCCCCGAGGCGCAGGCGATCCTCGGCGCCTCGATCCAGATCGCCTTCGGCACCCAGCACAGCCGCCGGATCGAGAGCTGGTTCTCGGACATGCTGCCGCAGAACCGGATGACGGCGCGGGTCAGGAGCTTCGAGACCGCGCTCTCGATGGTGCGCGCGGGGCTCGGCATCTGCATCGTGCCGGCGCTGTCGGTGGGGCCGTCGCCGGGCGTGCGGCTCTATCATGCGGGGCTCGAGCCGCGCCGGATCGTGGCGCTGATCCAGCCTGCGCAGCACCGGACCGGCCGGCACGCGGCCGTCGTCGCGGCGCTGCAGGCGGCAGGCAGCGCCATGCGGCTGCCCCCGATCGAGCCGCTGCCGGCCCTGCTCTCCCGGCCCTGA
- the pqqA gene encoding pyrroloquinoline quinone precursor peptide PqqA, with translation MAWKTPRYDETPVGMEINMYSCAKRK, from the coding sequence ATGGCCTGGAAGACCCCGCGTTACGACGAGACCCCGGTGGGGATGGAAATCAACATGTATTCCTGCGCCAAGCGCAAGTAA
- the bluE gene encoding L-threonine kinase BluE has product MTLAAGLRAPAEAIRRARVAGHLGEFLQGRLGPDGPLALVTLPCPGLGAEAIRAPGPLALDQPGAQMLTLPALCDLLASGGAAPDGRFRLTLDLPPGGGAGASTAARVALLHAAGVTDPATVARACLASEGASDPLMFDRPERLLWASREGRVLAELPPLPPMELVGGFFGPARRTDPADLAFPDISDLLEGWGAADLAGVARRASLSAARCLQLRGPAEDPTAALAHGLGALGWAIGHTGPARALIFPPGAVPRGAAGALRAAGFSRITRFRIGGA; this is encoded by the coding sequence TTGACGCTGGCGGCGGGCCTCAGGGCGCCTGCGGAGGCGATCCGCCGGGCGCGGGTGGCGGGCCATCTGGGCGAGTTCCTGCAGGGCCGCCTCGGGCCCGACGGGCCGCTCGCGCTGGTGACCCTGCCCTGCCCCGGCCTCGGCGCCGAGGCGATCCGGGCGCCGGGTCCGCTGGCCCTCGACCAGCCCGGGGCGCAGATGCTGACGCTGCCCGCGCTCTGCGACCTGCTGGCCTCTGGCGGAGCCGCGCCGGACGGCCGCTTCCGCCTGACGCTCGACCTGCCGCCGGGCGGCGGGGCGGGCGCCTCGACCGCGGCGCGGGTGGCGCTCCTCCATGCGGCAGGCGTGACCGATCCGGCCACCGTTGCCCGCGCCTGCCTCGCCTCGGAAGGAGCGAGCGATCCGCTGATGTTCGACCGGCCCGAGCGGCTGCTCTGGGCCTCGCGCGAGGGGCGGGTGCTGGCAGAGCTGCCGCCCCTGCCGCCGATGGAGCTGGTGGGCGGCTTCTTCGGTCCCGCCCGGCGCACCGATCCGGCCGATCTCGCCTTCCCCGACATCTCGGACCTTCTCGAGGGCTGGGGCGCGGCCGACCTCGCGGGCGTGGCGCGCCGCGCGAGCCTCTCGGCCGCGCGCTGCCTTCAGCTGCGCGGCCCGGCGGAGGATCCGACCGCGGCCTTGGCCCACGGTCTCGGCGCGCTCGGCTGGGCCATCGGCCACACCGGCCCCGCCCGCGCGCTGATCTTCCCGCCGGGCGCCGTTCCGCGCGGGGCGGCCGGGGCATTGCGGGCCGCGGGCTTTTCCCGCATCACGCGCTTCCGCATCGGCGGAGCCTGA